A DNA window from Vanacampus margaritifer isolate UIUO_Vmar chromosome 19, RoL_Vmar_1.0, whole genome shotgun sequence contains the following coding sequences:
- the LOC144039065 gene encoding tumor necrosis factor alpha-induced protein 2-like isoform X1, whose product MEDKPESRKWMKFPSRFRKNIRPQEQKTGQAARGLGEPEHASQKSTTENLSFDAESEDSDRKLSETEDNLEETSRKLSVQEEALLSQAQPSEEDVDQLQRDLEVLKLRVLMVVQHSLTSDDLGSGLTSAVAAMQLQERRDRRWAGGSGPRWRPLKCLGSHNTLLADVVESRLEEAARDGDQDGDQDGAGGLSTPIKRQVCRVGKRVKADLLRCVRVLRPCYGDDVDDVDVLNIYAGLCQRWFSARLGRIIQGGLEAHDSAYLLFWVNTFYPQEVLQHEELRGKLKTGCLGGLLQQDQVRQLEEQHVNNKEVSTKKPVSKTRQLAWSQRLFPDQAQVSLWLHKVLQREEENWTGTNMPEVLDDYFFCPLAVDVIQVTDGFLADLSCLIGDDDTKSHRVQTHLESFLLRYKKSLEKLSQRKDEHASTWMKAHLACEEQLRDYIRGQPGGQTESQLESQSASRLGSQTGSQARPQKGSCEAILDALREFVYSTFTRPIHGHLKVGKRARVCGGQLRTHVHTRARAQVYRRQLWTLGWLDGSLPVMDLLLDSLSELFELRLRHLKASCRHSLVRTFQRELVSAYVRRMSKSRLKSGGEEQAAERVAEDAGKMDDFFHAATGGGERSRFGPMLRHVADMIRPRRAGSIREEMLAFARKFPDFSDPVLSALLALKSEISAADVRSVRRGVSEERTSTNQRSALFSGLKGGKWVRTTATPTDAT is encoded by the exons ATGGAGGACAAGCCAGAAAGCAGAAAGTGGATGAAGTTCCCGTCAAGGTTCCGGAAGAACATCAGGCCGCAAGAGCAAAAAACAGGTCAGGCAGCACGTGGACTTGGAGAACCGGAACACGCGTCGCAGAAGAGTACCACAGAGAATTTGTCATTTGACGCAGAGTCAGAGGACAGCGACAGGAAATTGTCAGAGACGGAGGACAACCTGGAGGAGACCAGCAGGAAGTTGTCTGTCCAAGAGGAGGCGCTCCTGAGTCAGGCCCAGCCCAGTGAGGAGGATGTGGACCAGCTTCAGCGAGACCTGGAAGTCCTGAAGCTGCGGGTCCTGATGGTTGTCCAGCACAGCTTGACTTCGGATGACCTCGGCAGCGGTCTGACGAGCGCTGTGGCTGCCATGCAGCTGCAGGAGAGACGGGACCGGCGCTGGGCGGGTGGCAGCGGGCCACGCTGGCGACCTCTCAAATGTCTGGGCTCTCACAACACGCTGCTTGCCGACGTGGTTGAGTCCAGGCTGGAGGAGGCCGCCCGGGACGGAGACCAGGACGGGGACCAGGACGGGGCCGGCGGGCTCTCCACACCCATCAAGAGGCAG GTGTGCCGCGTGGGCAAGCGCGTGAAGGCGGACTTGCTGCGGTGCGTGCGCGTGCTGCGGCCGTGTTACGGGGACGACGTGGACGACGTGGACGTGCTCAACATTTACGCCGGTTTGTGTCAGCGTTGGTTCTCGGCCCGACTGGGCCGCATCATCCAAGGCGGGCTGGAAGCCCACGATTCCGCCTACCTGCTCTTCTGGGTCAACACGTTCTACCCACA GGAAGTCCTGCAGCATGAAGAACTGCGTGGGAAGTTAAAGACGGGGTGTCTGGGTGGTCTGCTGCAGCAGGATCAGGTGCGGCAGCTGGAGGAGCAGCACGTGAACAACAAGGAGGTCAGCACCAAAAAGCCCGTCAGTAAGACCCGGCAATTAGCCTGGAGTCAGCGTTTGTTTCCTGACCAGGCGCAGGTGTCCCTGTGGCTGCATAAAGTCCTgcagagagaagaagaaaactgGACCGGCACCAACATGCCGGAAGTCCTGGATGACTACTTCTTCTGTCCGCTGGCCGTCGATGTCATTCAG GTGACGGACGGATTTCTGGCGGACTTGAGCTGCCTCATCGGCGACGACGACACCAAATCTCACAGGGTCCAAACTCACCTGGAGAGCTTCCTCCTCAG ATACAAGAAGTCTTTGGAGAAGTTGTCGCAGAGGAAGGACGAGCACGCGTCAACGTGGATGAAGGCGCACTTGGCCTGCGAAGAGCAACTCCG AGATTACATCAGAGGTCAACCAGGAGGTCAAACAGAGAGTCAATTGGAGAGCCAATCAGCAAGTCGACTGGGAAgtcaaacaggaagtcaagCAAGACCTCAAAAGGGAAGCTGTGAGGCCATTTTGGATGCGCTGAGGGAGTTTGTCTACTCCACTTTTACTCGTCCCATCCACGGACACCTCAAGGTAGGAAAGCGAGCTCGCGTTTGCGGTGGGCAATtgcgcacacacgtgcacacacgtgCACGTGCTCAGGTATATCGCAGGCAGCTGTGGACGCTCGGCTGGTTGGACGGCTCACTTCCTGTCATGGACTTGCTGCTGGATTCTTTGTCGGAACTATTCGAACTTCGGCTGCGTCACCTCAAAGCGTCCTGCAGACAC AGCTTGGTGCGCACGTTCCAGCGGGAGTTGGTGTCGGCGTACGTGAGGAGGATGTCCAAGAGCCGCCTGAAGAGCGGCGGCGAGGAGCAAGCGGCCGAGCGGGTGGCGGAGGACGCTGGCAAGATGGACGACTTCTTCCACGCGGCGACG GGCGGCGGTGAGCGCTCACGCTTCGGGCCGATGCTTCGCCATGTGGCCGACATGATCCGTCCGCGCCGAGCAGGAAGCATTCGGGAAGAAATGCTCGCCTTCGCCAGGAAGTTCCCAGACTTCAG TGACCCGGTGCTATCGGCACTGCTCGCCCTCAAGTCGGAGATCTCGGCCGCTGACGTTCGCTCCGTCAGGCGCGGCGTGTCGGAGGAACGGACCTCCACCAATCAGAGGTCGGCGCTCTTCTCCGGGCTCAAAGGCGGCAAATGGGTCAGAACCACGGCCACTCCAACTGATGCAACTTGA
- the LOC144039065 gene encoding tumor necrosis factor alpha-induced protein 2-like isoform X3, translating to MEDKPESRKWMKFPSRFRKNIRPQEQKTGQAARGLGEPEHASQKSTTENLSFDAESEDSDRKLSETEDNLEETSRKLSVQEEALLSQAQPSEEDVDQLQRDLEVLKLRVLMVVQHSLTSDDLGSGLTSAVAAMQLQERRDRRWAGGSGPRWRPLKCLGSHNTLLADVVESRLEEAARDGDQDGDQDGAGGLSTPIKRQVCRVGKRVKADLLRCVRVLRPCYGDDVDDVDVLNIYAGLCQRWFSARLGRIIQGGLEAHDSAYLLFWVNTFYPQEVLQHEELRGKLKTGCLGGLLQQDQVRQLEEQHVNNKEVSTKKPVSKTRQLAWSQRLFPDQAQVSLWLHKVLQREEENWTGTNMPEVLDDYFFCPLAVDVIQVTDGFLADLSCLIGDDDTKSHRVQTHLESFLLRYKKSLEKLSQRKDEHASTWMKAHLACEEQLRDYIRGQPGGQTESQLESQSASRLGSQTGSQARPQKGSCEAILDALREFVYSTFTRPIHGHLKVYRRQLWTLGWLDGSLPVMDLLLDSLSELFELRLRHLKASCRHSLVRTFQRELVSAYVRRMSKSRLKSGGEEQAAERVAEDAGKMDDFFHAATGGGERSRFGPMLRHVADMIRPRRAGSIREEMLAFARKFPDFSDPVLSALLALKSEISAADVRSVRRGVSEERTSTNQRSALFSGLKGGKWVRTTATPTDAT from the exons ATGGAGGACAAGCCAGAAAGCAGAAAGTGGATGAAGTTCCCGTCAAGGTTCCGGAAGAACATCAGGCCGCAAGAGCAAAAAACAGGTCAGGCAGCACGTGGACTTGGAGAACCGGAACACGCGTCGCAGAAGAGTACCACAGAGAATTTGTCATTTGACGCAGAGTCAGAGGACAGCGACAGGAAATTGTCAGAGACGGAGGACAACCTGGAGGAGACCAGCAGGAAGTTGTCTGTCCAAGAGGAGGCGCTCCTGAGTCAGGCCCAGCCCAGTGAGGAGGATGTGGACCAGCTTCAGCGAGACCTGGAAGTCCTGAAGCTGCGGGTCCTGATGGTTGTCCAGCACAGCTTGACTTCGGATGACCTCGGCAGCGGTCTGACGAGCGCTGTGGCTGCCATGCAGCTGCAGGAGAGACGGGACCGGCGCTGGGCGGGTGGCAGCGGGCCACGCTGGCGACCTCTCAAATGTCTGGGCTCTCACAACACGCTGCTTGCCGACGTGGTTGAGTCCAGGCTGGAGGAGGCCGCCCGGGACGGAGACCAGGACGGGGACCAGGACGGGGCCGGCGGGCTCTCCACACCCATCAAGAGGCAG GTGTGCCGCGTGGGCAAGCGCGTGAAGGCGGACTTGCTGCGGTGCGTGCGCGTGCTGCGGCCGTGTTACGGGGACGACGTGGACGACGTGGACGTGCTCAACATTTACGCCGGTTTGTGTCAGCGTTGGTTCTCGGCCCGACTGGGCCGCATCATCCAAGGCGGGCTGGAAGCCCACGATTCCGCCTACCTGCTCTTCTGGGTCAACACGTTCTACCCACA GGAAGTCCTGCAGCATGAAGAACTGCGTGGGAAGTTAAAGACGGGGTGTCTGGGTGGTCTGCTGCAGCAGGATCAGGTGCGGCAGCTGGAGGAGCAGCACGTGAACAACAAGGAGGTCAGCACCAAAAAGCCCGTCAGTAAGACCCGGCAATTAGCCTGGAGTCAGCGTTTGTTTCCTGACCAGGCGCAGGTGTCCCTGTGGCTGCATAAAGTCCTgcagagagaagaagaaaactgGACCGGCACCAACATGCCGGAAGTCCTGGATGACTACTTCTTCTGTCCGCTGGCCGTCGATGTCATTCAG GTGACGGACGGATTTCTGGCGGACTTGAGCTGCCTCATCGGCGACGACGACACCAAATCTCACAGGGTCCAAACTCACCTGGAGAGCTTCCTCCTCAG ATACAAGAAGTCTTTGGAGAAGTTGTCGCAGAGGAAGGACGAGCACGCGTCAACGTGGATGAAGGCGCACTTGGCCTGCGAAGAGCAACTCCG AGATTACATCAGAGGTCAACCAGGAGGTCAAACAGAGAGTCAATTGGAGAGCCAATCAGCAAGTCGACTGGGAAgtcaaacaggaagtcaagCAAGACCTCAAAAGGGAAGCTGTGAGGCCATTTTGGATGCGCTGAGGGAGTTTGTCTACTCCACTTTTACTCGTCCCATCCACGGACACCTCAAG GTATATCGCAGGCAGCTGTGGACGCTCGGCTGGTTGGACGGCTCACTTCCTGTCATGGACTTGCTGCTGGATTCTTTGTCGGAACTATTCGAACTTCGGCTGCGTCACCTCAAAGCGTCCTGCAGACAC AGCTTGGTGCGCACGTTCCAGCGGGAGTTGGTGTCGGCGTACGTGAGGAGGATGTCCAAGAGCCGCCTGAAGAGCGGCGGCGAGGAGCAAGCGGCCGAGCGGGTGGCGGAGGACGCTGGCAAGATGGACGACTTCTTCCACGCGGCGACG GGCGGCGGTGAGCGCTCACGCTTCGGGCCGATGCTTCGCCATGTGGCCGACATGATCCGTCCGCGCCGAGCAGGAAGCATTCGGGAAGAAATGCTCGCCTTCGCCAGGAAGTTCCCAGACTTCAG TGACCCGGTGCTATCGGCACTGCTCGCCCTCAAGTCGGAGATCTCGGCCGCTGACGTTCGCTCCGTCAGGCGCGGCGTGTCGGAGGAACGGACCTCCACCAATCAGAGGTCGGCGCTCTTCTCCGGGCTCAAAGGCGGCAAATGGGTCAGAACCACGGCCACTCCAACTGATGCAACTTGA
- the LOC144039065 gene encoding tumor necrosis factor alpha-induced protein 2-like isoform X2, whose translation MEDKPESRKWMKFPSRFRKNIRPQEQKTGQAARGLGEPEHASQKSTTENLSFDAESEDSDRKLSETEDNLEETSRKLSVQEEALLSQAQPSEEDVDQLQRDLEVLKLRVLMVVQHSLTSDDLGSGLTSAVAAMQLQERRDRRWAGGSGPRWRPLKCLGSHNTLLADVVESRLEEAARDGDQDGDQDGAGGLSTPIKRQVCRVGKRVKADLLRCVRVLRPCYGDDVDDVDVLNIYAGLCQRWFSARLGRIIQGGLEAHDSAYLLFWVNTFYPQEVLQHEELRGKLKTGCLGGLLQQDQVRQLEEQHVNNKEAQVSLWLHKVLQREEENWTGTNMPEVLDDYFFCPLAVDVIQVTDGFLADLSCLIGDDDTKSHRVQTHLESFLLRYKKSLEKLSQRKDEHASTWMKAHLACEEQLRDYIRGQPGGQTESQLESQSASRLGSQTGSQARPQKGSCEAILDALREFVYSTFTRPIHGHLKVGKRARVCGGQLRTHVHTRARAQVYRRQLWTLGWLDGSLPVMDLLLDSLSELFELRLRHLKASCRHSLVRTFQRELVSAYVRRMSKSRLKSGGEEQAAERVAEDAGKMDDFFHAATGGGERSRFGPMLRHVADMIRPRRAGSIREEMLAFARKFPDFSDPVLSALLALKSEISAADVRSVRRGVSEERTSTNQRSALFSGLKGGKWVRTTATPTDAT comes from the exons ATGGAGGACAAGCCAGAAAGCAGAAAGTGGATGAAGTTCCCGTCAAGGTTCCGGAAGAACATCAGGCCGCAAGAGCAAAAAACAGGTCAGGCAGCACGTGGACTTGGAGAACCGGAACACGCGTCGCAGAAGAGTACCACAGAGAATTTGTCATTTGACGCAGAGTCAGAGGACAGCGACAGGAAATTGTCAGAGACGGAGGACAACCTGGAGGAGACCAGCAGGAAGTTGTCTGTCCAAGAGGAGGCGCTCCTGAGTCAGGCCCAGCCCAGTGAGGAGGATGTGGACCAGCTTCAGCGAGACCTGGAAGTCCTGAAGCTGCGGGTCCTGATGGTTGTCCAGCACAGCTTGACTTCGGATGACCTCGGCAGCGGTCTGACGAGCGCTGTGGCTGCCATGCAGCTGCAGGAGAGACGGGACCGGCGCTGGGCGGGTGGCAGCGGGCCACGCTGGCGACCTCTCAAATGTCTGGGCTCTCACAACACGCTGCTTGCCGACGTGGTTGAGTCCAGGCTGGAGGAGGCCGCCCGGGACGGAGACCAGGACGGGGACCAGGACGGGGCCGGCGGGCTCTCCACACCCATCAAGAGGCAG GTGTGCCGCGTGGGCAAGCGCGTGAAGGCGGACTTGCTGCGGTGCGTGCGCGTGCTGCGGCCGTGTTACGGGGACGACGTGGACGACGTGGACGTGCTCAACATTTACGCCGGTTTGTGTCAGCGTTGGTTCTCGGCCCGACTGGGCCGCATCATCCAAGGCGGGCTGGAAGCCCACGATTCCGCCTACCTGCTCTTCTGGGTCAACACGTTCTACCCACA GGAAGTCCTGCAGCATGAAGAACTGCGTGGGAAGTTAAAGACGGGGTGTCTGGGTGGTCTGCTGCAGCAGGATCAGGTGCGGCAGCTGGAGGAGCAGCACGTGAACAACAAGGAG GCGCAGGTGTCCCTGTGGCTGCATAAAGTCCTgcagagagaagaagaaaactgGACCGGCACCAACATGCCGGAAGTCCTGGATGACTACTTCTTCTGTCCGCTGGCCGTCGATGTCATTCAG GTGACGGACGGATTTCTGGCGGACTTGAGCTGCCTCATCGGCGACGACGACACCAAATCTCACAGGGTCCAAACTCACCTGGAGAGCTTCCTCCTCAG ATACAAGAAGTCTTTGGAGAAGTTGTCGCAGAGGAAGGACGAGCACGCGTCAACGTGGATGAAGGCGCACTTGGCCTGCGAAGAGCAACTCCG AGATTACATCAGAGGTCAACCAGGAGGTCAAACAGAGAGTCAATTGGAGAGCCAATCAGCAAGTCGACTGGGAAgtcaaacaggaagtcaagCAAGACCTCAAAAGGGAAGCTGTGAGGCCATTTTGGATGCGCTGAGGGAGTTTGTCTACTCCACTTTTACTCGTCCCATCCACGGACACCTCAAGGTAGGAAAGCGAGCTCGCGTTTGCGGTGGGCAATtgcgcacacacgtgcacacacgtgCACGTGCTCAGGTATATCGCAGGCAGCTGTGGACGCTCGGCTGGTTGGACGGCTCACTTCCTGTCATGGACTTGCTGCTGGATTCTTTGTCGGAACTATTCGAACTTCGGCTGCGTCACCTCAAAGCGTCCTGCAGACAC AGCTTGGTGCGCACGTTCCAGCGGGAGTTGGTGTCGGCGTACGTGAGGAGGATGTCCAAGAGCCGCCTGAAGAGCGGCGGCGAGGAGCAAGCGGCCGAGCGGGTGGCGGAGGACGCTGGCAAGATGGACGACTTCTTCCACGCGGCGACG GGCGGCGGTGAGCGCTCACGCTTCGGGCCGATGCTTCGCCATGTGGCCGACATGATCCGTCCGCGCCGAGCAGGAAGCATTCGGGAAGAAATGCTCGCCTTCGCCAGGAAGTTCCCAGACTTCAG TGACCCGGTGCTATCGGCACTGCTCGCCCTCAAGTCGGAGATCTCGGCCGCTGACGTTCGCTCCGTCAGGCGCGGCGTGTCGGAGGAACGGACCTCCACCAATCAGAGGTCGGCGCTCTTCTCCGGGCTCAAAGGCGGCAAATGGGTCAGAACCACGGCCACTCCAACTGATGCAACTTGA
- the LOC144039065 gene encoding tumor necrosis factor alpha-induced protein 2-like isoform X4, which produces MEDKPESRKWMKFPSRFRKNIRPQEQKTESEDSDRKLSETEDNLEETSRKLSVQEEALLSQAQPSEEDVDQLQRDLEVLKLRVLMVVQHSLTSDDLGSGLTSAVAAMQLQERRDRRWAGGSGPRWRPLKCLGSHNTLLADVVESRLEEAARDGDQDGDQDGAGGLSTPIKRQVCRVGKRVKADLLRCVRVLRPCYGDDVDDVDVLNIYAGLCQRWFSARLGRIIQGGLEAHDSAYLLFWVNTFYPQEVLQHEELRGKLKTGCLGGLLQQDQVRQLEEQHVNNKEVSTKKPVSKTRQLAWSQRLFPDQAQVSLWLHKVLQREEENWTGTNMPEVLDDYFFCPLAVDVIQVTDGFLADLSCLIGDDDTKSHRVQTHLESFLLRYKKSLEKLSQRKDEHASTWMKAHLACEEQLRDYIRGQPGGQTESQLESQSASRLGSQTGSQARPQKGSCEAILDALREFVYSTFTRPIHGHLKVGKRARVCGGQLRTHVHTRARAQVYRRQLWTLGWLDGSLPVMDLLLDSLSELFELRLRHLKASCRHSLVRTFQRELVSAYVRRMSKSRLKSGGEEQAAERVAEDAGKMDDFFHAATGGGERSRFGPMLRHVADMIRPRRAGSIREEMLAFARKFPDFSDPVLSALLALKSEISAADVRSVRRGVSEERTSTNQRSALFSGLKGGKWVRTTATPTDAT; this is translated from the exons ATGGAGGACAAGCCAGAAAGCAGAAAGTGGATGAAGTTCCCGTCAAGGTTCCGGAAGAACATCAGGCCGCAAGAGCAAAAAACAG AGTCAGAGGACAGCGACAGGAAATTGTCAGAGACGGAGGACAACCTGGAGGAGACCAGCAGGAAGTTGTCTGTCCAAGAGGAGGCGCTCCTGAGTCAGGCCCAGCCCAGTGAGGAGGATGTGGACCAGCTTCAGCGAGACCTGGAAGTCCTGAAGCTGCGGGTCCTGATGGTTGTCCAGCACAGCTTGACTTCGGATGACCTCGGCAGCGGTCTGACGAGCGCTGTGGCTGCCATGCAGCTGCAGGAGAGACGGGACCGGCGCTGGGCGGGTGGCAGCGGGCCACGCTGGCGACCTCTCAAATGTCTGGGCTCTCACAACACGCTGCTTGCCGACGTGGTTGAGTCCAGGCTGGAGGAGGCCGCCCGGGACGGAGACCAGGACGGGGACCAGGACGGGGCCGGCGGGCTCTCCACACCCATCAAGAGGCAG GTGTGCCGCGTGGGCAAGCGCGTGAAGGCGGACTTGCTGCGGTGCGTGCGCGTGCTGCGGCCGTGTTACGGGGACGACGTGGACGACGTGGACGTGCTCAACATTTACGCCGGTTTGTGTCAGCGTTGGTTCTCGGCCCGACTGGGCCGCATCATCCAAGGCGGGCTGGAAGCCCACGATTCCGCCTACCTGCTCTTCTGGGTCAACACGTTCTACCCACA GGAAGTCCTGCAGCATGAAGAACTGCGTGGGAAGTTAAAGACGGGGTGTCTGGGTGGTCTGCTGCAGCAGGATCAGGTGCGGCAGCTGGAGGAGCAGCACGTGAACAACAAGGAGGTCAGCACCAAAAAGCCCGTCAGTAAGACCCGGCAATTAGCCTGGAGTCAGCGTTTGTTTCCTGACCAGGCGCAGGTGTCCCTGTGGCTGCATAAAGTCCTgcagagagaagaagaaaactgGACCGGCACCAACATGCCGGAAGTCCTGGATGACTACTTCTTCTGTCCGCTGGCCGTCGATGTCATTCAG GTGACGGACGGATTTCTGGCGGACTTGAGCTGCCTCATCGGCGACGACGACACCAAATCTCACAGGGTCCAAACTCACCTGGAGAGCTTCCTCCTCAG ATACAAGAAGTCTTTGGAGAAGTTGTCGCAGAGGAAGGACGAGCACGCGTCAACGTGGATGAAGGCGCACTTGGCCTGCGAAGAGCAACTCCG AGATTACATCAGAGGTCAACCAGGAGGTCAAACAGAGAGTCAATTGGAGAGCCAATCAGCAAGTCGACTGGGAAgtcaaacaggaagtcaagCAAGACCTCAAAAGGGAAGCTGTGAGGCCATTTTGGATGCGCTGAGGGAGTTTGTCTACTCCACTTTTACTCGTCCCATCCACGGACACCTCAAGGTAGGAAAGCGAGCTCGCGTTTGCGGTGGGCAATtgcgcacacacgtgcacacacgtgCACGTGCTCAGGTATATCGCAGGCAGCTGTGGACGCTCGGCTGGTTGGACGGCTCACTTCCTGTCATGGACTTGCTGCTGGATTCTTTGTCGGAACTATTCGAACTTCGGCTGCGTCACCTCAAAGCGTCCTGCAGACAC AGCTTGGTGCGCACGTTCCAGCGGGAGTTGGTGTCGGCGTACGTGAGGAGGATGTCCAAGAGCCGCCTGAAGAGCGGCGGCGAGGAGCAAGCGGCCGAGCGGGTGGCGGAGGACGCTGGCAAGATGGACGACTTCTTCCACGCGGCGACG GGCGGCGGTGAGCGCTCACGCTTCGGGCCGATGCTTCGCCATGTGGCCGACATGATCCGTCCGCGCCGAGCAGGAAGCATTCGGGAAGAAATGCTCGCCTTCGCCAGGAAGTTCCCAGACTTCAG TGACCCGGTGCTATCGGCACTGCTCGCCCTCAAGTCGGAGATCTCGGCCGCTGACGTTCGCTCCGTCAGGCGCGGCGTGTCGGAGGAACGGACCTCCACCAATCAGAGGTCGGCGCTCTTCTCCGGGCTCAAAGGCGGCAAATGGGTCAGAACCACGGCCACTCCAACTGATGCAACTTGA